The Parafrankia irregularis nucleotide sequence GTTGCGCGTGCCGGTCAGGGCTGCGGTGAACGCCTCGACGGCCTCGGGACGCATAGGCGTGGTCGCCGCGTGGTCGAGGTAGGTCACGTCTGTAGAGGGTAGCCGCAGCCCGGACGCCTCAGCTGGGCTCGCCGGGGCCGAGCGGTCCCACCAGGCAGGACCGCGAGGACCGCGAGGACCGCGAGGACCGCGAGGACCGGCACAGCGTGGCCCTCAGAAGTCGCCGGCCCGGCTGCGAAGGTCGGTGAGCAGGTCCACGAGCTCGCGGACCCCGTTCTCGGGCAGACCGGGATCGGCGAACACGCTCTCGTTGAGCTTCTCGGTGGCCGCGAGCGCCGTCGCGCGACCGTCGTCGGTGATCTCGGCGAGGATGGCCCGCCGGTCGGTCGGATGCGGCTGGCGGCGAACCTGGCCCCGGGCCTCCAGCCGGTCGACGGCACTGGTGACGCTGGTCGGGTGGACCTGGAGCAGACTGCCGATGCGGCTGAGCGGCAACGAGCCCCGGCGGCTGAACAGCAGCAGCATCAACAGCTCGTAACGGGCGAACGTCAGATCGAGCGGACGCAGGATCTCGTCGACGCGGGCGAGCAGGATCTGCTGTGCACGCATCAACGAGGTGACCGCGGCCATCCCGTCCGCCACCCCGCCCCACCCGTGCGCCGTCCACTGCCGGTGTGCCTCCGCGATCGGGTCGGTCGGAAGCGGCTTCGGCGGCGACACGAGGGCGGTACTCCAAAAGATCGCGGGGCGGATGAGCGGATGAATGGCGCTGTCCACTATGCCATTCCCACGTGCCATTCGCGGACCTTGGCAACGGGCGAGGCCCGCCGGCGCAGTGTGCCGGCCGGCTCGGCTCGTCCACAACCACGTGCCGAGCCGCCGGCACCGGGGGTACAACATCTTCACGCGACGATGACCGATGTTGCCGATGACCGATGTGGCGGATGACGGCCACAGCTGCGCGACCGCGCTGCCGCAGCACGTCAACGCCGCCGGACGTGGCTAGATGTTTCGGCGATACTGCCCGCCGACTTCGAAGAACGCCGCGCTGATCTGACCGAGCGAACACACGCGCACCGCGTCCATCAAGGCGGCAAAGGTATTGCCACCCGCTGTCGCGACCTTCCGCAGACGGTCGAGCGCCAGGGCGGCCTCGGCCGCGTTGCCTGAGGTGAACTCCTCGAGCCGGCGCAGCTGCGACTGCTTCTCCTCCTCGGTGGCCCGGGCCAGCTCGAGCTGGTGTGCGTCCTCCTCGTCGTCGTCCGGGCCGAGGAAGGTGTTGACACCGATGATCGGCAGCGAACCGTCGTGCTTGCGCCGTTCGTAGAGCATCGACTCGTCCTGGATGCGACCACGCTGGTATCCGGTCTCCATCGCCCCGAGAACGCCACCACGCTCCGAGATCCGCTCGAACTCGGCGAGGACGGCCTCCTCGACGAGATCGGTGAGCTCATCGATCGCGAACGAGCCCTGCAGGGGGTTCTCGTTCCCGGCGAGCCCCCATTCCTGATCAATGATCATCTGGATCGCCAGCGCACGCCGGACCGACTGCTCGGTGGGCGTGGTGACCGCCTCGTCGTAGGCATTGGTGTGCAGGCTGTTGCAGTTGTCATAGATCGCGCACAGAGCCTGCAGAGTCGTCCGGATGTCGTTGAAGTTCATCTCGCGCGCGTGCAGCGAACGGCCCGAGGTCTGCACGTGGTACTTGAGCTTCTGCGAGCGCTCCGACGCACCGTAGCGCTCGCGCATGGCCACCGCCCAGATGCGCCTGGCGACCCGGCCGATCACGCTGTACTCGGCGTCCATGCCGTTGGAGAAGAAGAACGAAAGATTCGGGGCGAAGTCGTCGATGTTCATACCGCGTGCCAGATACGCCTCGACGTAGGTGAAACCGTTCGCGAGCGTGAACGCCAGCTGGCTGATCGGGTTCGCCCCTGCCTCCGCGATGTGGTACCCGGAGATCGACACCGAGTAGAAGTTGCGCACCTGGTTGGCGATGAACCATTCCTGCATGTCGGCCATGCACCGCAGCGCGAACTCGGTCGAGAAGATGCAGGTGTTCTGGCCCTGGTCCTCCTTGAGGATGTCCGCCTGGACCGTGCCACGCACGTTCGCCAGCGCCCAGGCGGCGACCTCGGCGGCCTCGGCCGCCCGAGGCTCACGGCCATGCTCCACCCGGAAGAGGTCGAGCCGCTGCTCGACCGCAGTGGTCAGGAACATCGCCAGCACGGCCGGCGCCGGCCCGTTGATCGTCATCGAGACGCTGGTCGTCGGCGCGCACAGATCGAAGCCGGCGAACAGCGTCTTCATGTCATCCAGCGTGGCGACGGAAACACCTGACGTACCGATCTTCCCGTAGACGTCGGGCCGGGCACCCGGATCACGTCCGTAAAGGG carries:
- a CDS encoding MarR family winged helix-turn-helix transcriptional regulator: MSPPKPLPTDPIAEAHRQWTAHGWGGVADGMAAVTSLMRAQQILLARVDEILRPLDLTFARYELLMLLLFSRRGSLPLSRIGSLLQVHPTSVTSAVDRLEARGQVRRQPHPTDRRAILAEITDDGRATALAATEKLNESVFADPGLPENGVRELVDLLTDLRSRAGDF